Below is a window of Nocardia asteroides DNA.
GAACAGCAGCACCAGCTGGATCAGCTGATTGCGGCTGAACCGGGTGAGCTGTTCGGACTGGATGCGGTCGTGCCCGGTTCGCTCGCGCACCTCCTCGCGGGCGGTGGCCATCACCTTGGTCCACTGCGGCACCGACTTGCGGATCCCGTTCGGCATGGCCGATTTGGTCAGCCGCCGGGCCGCGGTGACGACGGCGCGCTCACCGAGCACGTCGATCGCCGCCGACACCGCCTCGTGCTTGCCGTACAGCGAGGTCGTGCTCACCAGCAGCTGGGCGATGTCGGTCTGGCGCTGGGCCTCGGAGGCGCCGAACTCGGCGGCGGCGAAACCGCCGAACAGGGTGTCGCCCTGGCTGACCCGCACGTAGTCGGGCGGCAGATCGCCCATGCTGATCTGGTTCTCGTGCAGTTTCGCCAGCGACCGCCACACCCCTGGCAGCACCTGCGCCGACAGTTTCCGGATCGGCGTTCCGTGGGGAACGGTGTGCGCGTACAGCATCCAGCCACGGTCCAGTCCGGCCACCGCGACCTGATGGCAGTCGGCCATTCCGAGATCGCCGATCGCGATGCCCATCAGCGCGCGGTGCTCCACCGCCCGGTGCATCGAACCGTGCAGCGGCGCGGTCTCGCCGGAGCGGAAGGTGATCCAGCGCCACAGCTGTTTCACCGCGCCGAAGCTGCGCTGGTTCTTGCCGTACATCTCGACGACGATCTCGCGCTCGGGCCCGTCGACCGTGGTGCCGAGCAGCAGCGGCCCCCGCCCGGCGGGCCGGTCGACCCGGAAGGCGCGCACGGTATAGCCGCGCCGGGCCAGTACCCGCACCGCCGCCTCCAGCGGTACCTCGAGCGCGGGCGTGCCGACCAGCCAGACGATCACCGCGCCCACCAGCCAGCCGACCACCAGCCCGAACATCGCCCTGGCCGGCACCACCGAGCTGACCACCAGGTGGATCGGCGCGAACATCAACAGCAGGAACCACATCCAGCGCCGCGGGCGCACCGGCAGCCAGGGGCTGGACACGGTGAGCATGGCCGCGAGCATGGCGATCCAGCGCGGATCGTCGAGGAACTGGGCCAGGAAGGTGTCGAAGCGGTCCGGTACCGGCAGATGCCATTTCGGCGTCGAGATACCGGTGCCGGTGGTGGACAGCGCCAGCAACGCGAGCAGGCCCGCCGCGGCGTAGCCGGCCAGCAGCTTCCACTGCCTGCGCAGCACCAGTTCGATCAGGATCGCGAACGGCAGGGCCAGGATGAGCATGCCGTAGACGAGATAGACCAGCGTCGACTGATCGGGGCTGAGGAAATCGACGATCTTGGACACCGAACGTTCCAGCGCGAGCCATTCCGGCCGGGTGATCAACGAGCCCGCAACCACCATACCGACCGCGATCGCCGCCAGCACGACCCGGATGATGTCGCTGGTCCGCCGGATCAGCGGCTGCAGGAGACTTCCCGTGACCGGGATCTCCCGACCGTCGACTCGCATGAGCCGCACGATACACACCGACACGCCGCCGACCCGCCGTGACATCGCACAATCCGCAGGTCATCGTCGGCTGGGTGAAGACCGTCACAGGCCGTCACATCGGGCGGCGCCACCGCGTCCAGGAAGCAGGGAAACACTCACTCCGCCGGAAGGAACTCCCATGCAGGTTCTGCTCGCAGGCGCCACCGGCGCCATCGGCCGTCCGCTGATCCGCGCGCTCACCGCCAGCGGTCACCAGGTGCGCGCCATCGTGCGCAATCCCGACGCGCACCCGCTGGTGCGCGAGCTCGGCGCCGAGCCGGTCACCGGCGACGTACTCGACCGTGACGGGCTGCTGCGCGCCCTCGACGGCACCGCCGCCGACGCCGTCGTCCACGAGGCCACCGCGCTGCGCGATGCCAAGGTGCAGCGCCGGATTCCGGCCGACGACCCGACCGGCCTGCTGCGCACCGTCGGCACCGCCAATCTGCTGGCCGCCGCCGAGCTGGTGGGCGCCGGCCGCTTCGTCACCCAGTCGCTGATCCTGGGCTACGGCTACCGGGATCACGGCGACCGGCCGCTGACCGAACGCGACCCGTTCGGGGTCTACACCGGCGGCGTGGCCGACGAGGTGGTGCGCGCGACCGTCGCCGGGGAGCAGCAGGTCTTCGACGCGCCGGTCGACGGGATCGCGCTGCGGTACGGCCTGTTCTACGGCCCCGGCGCGTTCAGCGACCTGTTCGCCGACATGATGCGCAAGCACAGCCCGGTCGGCCCGCTCGGCGCGGGCGGCGTGAACAGCTGGCTGCACGTCGAGGACGCCGCCGCGGCGACGGTGGCCGCGCTCGAACGCGGCGTGGCGGGCCGCGCCTACAACCTCGCCGACGACACTCCGATCACCTGGCGCGAGTTCTTCGCCGAGGTCGCCCGCAGCCAGGGCACGCCCCGCCCGATCCGGCTGCCCGCGTGGATGATCAAGCTGGCGGTGCCCTATATCGGTGCGCTCATGGTGGACACCTCGATGCGGATCTCGAGCGCGCTGGCGCACGAGGAGCTGGGGTGGCGGCCGCGCTACGCGAGTGTGGCGCAGGGGCTGGCCGCGCGCTGAGCGCTCAGTGCCGGGCCCGCGCGGCGACGGCGGCGCGGTCGTGGGCGGGGATCAGTTCGATGTCGCCGGGCAGGGCGTGCAGGCGGTGCACGGTCTCGAAGGCGGCGTCGCGGTCGGCGTCGAGCAGTTCGCCGAGCAGCGGCGCCTTCTCCCGGATGAGCCGCACCTGCAGGGTGCTCCACACCGCGTCGCCCGCCAGCAGTACCCGCGTGCCGTCGTCCACCGCGAGCAGCACGCCGACGCTGCCCGGCGTGTGCCCGGCCAGGTCGACCAGCAGCACCGAGCCGTCACCGAACAGGTCATGGCTGCGCGCGAAGGTGAGCACGGGCGGTCCGTCGAGTTCGTAGAGGTCGAAGACCCGGCCGCGCAGCGGGCCGCGCGCGACCCCGATCGGAGCGTGCGATCCGCCCATGGCCCAGTGGTATTCGGCGGCAGGCACCCGGATCGGTACCCAGCCGGGCAGTTCGTACAGGCCCGCGACGTGGTCCCAGTGCAGGTGCGTCGGGAGGACGAAATCGATGTCGGCGCCGTCCAATTCGTGCGCGGCGAGCGCTTCGCTGAGGCCCCGCACCGGCCGGTCGGGGGCGACCAGCAGCGGGACGGGGAACGGCAGCTCGGGCAGTACCCGCTGGTGCACGCCCGCGCAGATCGCCGGGTCCACCAGGAAGGTGGCGGCGGGGTGACGCACCAGGAAGGTCGACATGGTCAGCGGCGTCGAAGCCACCGTGCGCACGCCTTCGGCCACGATGGTGGTCGGGGCGGACAGGTCGGCCTGCACCAGCGCGGTGAGGCCGACGGTGGTGCGCGCCGGGGGAATCGGCGCCGGCACCAGGTCGGCGAGGAAGGCCGCGTCGCGCCCACGCGGACACACCAGCCGGGGCACCGTCGCGGCAGCGGCGACGCAGCAGGCGAGAAGCGTCGATAACATCGGACTGCGCTCACCCATAACTGTCACCGTAGGCGATCCCCCAGACCCCGACCACCGGTCTCTTTCCCCGGCCGGTAGCCCGATACCGATCGCGCAAACAAACGACAACATCCAGCGACCGTTCCGCTAACCCCGGCGAGATCGGCGGATGATGAGGCGATGGCAGAGCAACTCGTCCAGGTGCAGTGGAAGAACGCCCCGGAAGATCACGACTATCCGGCCGCGGCCGACTACCTCGACCTGGTGGCCGACAAGCCGGTGGTCGCGGCGATCATCGCCGATCTCCGCAGCGCACCGGTGGTCGTGAAGAAGGCGAAAGACATTCTGCGCGCGTCCCGGCTCGACGCGCTCACCCCCGACAATCCGCACGTCCGCAAGGACCTGCTCAAGATCAACGAGGGCCGGAAGCTCTCGCCGATCCTGCTGGTCCGTGGCGACTGCCGCAAGAATGTGCCGATGCTGATCGCCGACGGCTACCACCGGGTGTGCGCACTCTACTTCGCCGACGAGAACGCCGAGATCCCGGCCAAGATCGCCGCGATGCCGTGACCTTCGCGACCCTGGCGCTGGTCGTCGCGCTCGGGGTGATCGGACCGCTGCTCGCCCTGCCGAAACGACTGCATCTGCCCGTACTGCTCGGCGAACTGCTGGCCGGGATCGTCTTCGGGACGACCGGCCTGCAGATCCTCGACCCCACCGATCCGATCTTCGTCTTCCTGGCCGACATGGGTTTCGCGCTGGTGATGTTCGCGGCGGGCACACACGTGCCGGTGCGCGATCCCGCCGTACGCGGCGCGCTCGGCGCCGGCATCGTGCGGGCGGCGCTGGTCGGCGTGGTGGCGGCGGTCGCGGGGTGGGCGGTGGCGGCGGTCTTCGACATCGGGCATGCCGCGATCTACGCGGTGCTGATGGCGTCGTCCTCGGCGGCCATGGCCCTGCCGATCATCGACTCGCTGCGGTTGAGCGGTCCGCCGGTGCTGGCGCTGACGGCCCAGGTCGCCATCGCCGACACCGCGTGCATCGTCGCCCTGCCGCTGGTGATCGACCCGGGCAACGCGGCGCGAGCCGCGCTCGGTGCGGTGGTGATCGCGGCGTGCGGCGGCGTGATGTTCCTGATCCTGCGCTACGTGCAGAAGACCGGCGCGCAACGGCAGGTGCATGAAGTCTCGGAGGAACGGAAGTTCACCTTGGAGCTGCGGGTGAGCCTGGTGCTGGTGTTCGCGCTGTGCGGCGTGGCCAGCGCGATGCATGTCTCGATCATGCTCGGCGGCTTCGTGGCTGGACTGGCGGTGGCAGGCATCGGCGAACCCCGCCGGGTCGCCAAGCAGGTGTTCGCGATCAGCGACGGACTACTGGCGCCGCTGTTCTTCGTCTGGCTCGGCGCGAAGCTGAATCTGCGCGAATTCGGGGAGCACCCGCAGTTCATCCTGCTCGGCGTCACGCTCGGACTCGGCGCGGTCGTGGTGCACTGGTCGACGCGGCTGATCGGCCAGCCGTTGGCCTACGGCACGCTGGCGGCGGCCCAGATCGGGGTGCCGGTCGCGGCGGTGACGGTGGGTAGTCAGCTGGGTGTGCTCGTGCCCGGCGAGGGGTCGGCGATCATGCTGGCCACCCTGTGCACGATCGCGGGCGCGACCGTGGCGGCGAGCCGGCTGGCGGCGAAGGCGCCGGTCTAGTCGGCGCGACCCATCAGTCGATCGGTTTCGCGGCGTTCCCGCTTGGTCGGCCTGCCCGCTCCGCGTTCACGCTGCGGAATGGAGGCGAGCAGTTCCTTCGACGGGGGCGGCGGGCTGCGGTCGATCATGCACTGCGCGGCGATCGGTGGTCCGACGCGCTTGTGGATGATCCGTTCGACGATGACGATCCGCTCTATCCCGCCGTGCCGGATCTTCACCTCGTCACCGAGCTTCACCTGCTGAGCGGGCTTCACGGTGACGCCGTTGATCCGCACGTGTCCGGCTCGGCAGGCTTCCGCCGCGGCCGACCGGGTCTTGAACAATCGAACCGCCCAGGTCCAGGAGTCCACACGGGCCTGGGTGGTGGAAC
It encodes the following:
- a CDS encoding cation:proton antiporter; translated protein: MTFATLALVVALGVIGPLLALPKRLHLPVLLGELLAGIVFGTTGLQILDPTDPIFVFLADMGFALVMFAAGTHVPVRDPAVRGALGAGIVRAALVGVVAAVAGWAVAAVFDIGHAAIYAVLMASSSAAMALPIIDSLRLSGPPVLALTAQVAIADTACIVALPLVIDPGNAARAALGAVVIAACGGVMFLILRYVQKTGAQRQVHEVSEERKFTLELRVSLVLVFALCGVASAMHVSIMLGGFVAGLAVAGIGEPRRVAKQVFAISDGLLAPLFFVWLGAKLNLREFGEHPQFILLGVTLGLGAVVVHWSTRLIGQPLAYGTLAAAQIGVPVAAVTVGSQLGVLVPGEGSAIMLATLCTIAGATVAASRLAAKAPV
- a CDS encoding MBL fold metallo-hydrolase, whose translation is MGERSPMLSTLLACCVAAAATVPRLVCPRGRDAAFLADLVPAPIPPARTTVGLTALVQADLSAPTTIVAEGVRTVASTPLTMSTFLVRHPAATFLVDPAICAGVHQRVLPELPFPVPLLVAPDRPVRGLSEALAAHELDGADIDFVLPTHLHWDHVAGLYELPGWVPIRVPAAEYHWAMGGSHAPIGVARGPLRGRVFDLYELDGPPVLTFARSHDLFGDGSVLLVDLAGHTPGSVGVLLAVDDGTRVLLAGDAVWSTLQVRLIREKAPLLGELLDADRDAAFETVHRLHALPGDIELIPAHDRAAVAARARH
- a CDS encoding RNA-binding S4 domain-containing protein, producing the protein MSPAEQRSTTQARVDSWTWAVRLFKTRSAAAEACRAGHVRINGVTVKPAQQVKLGDEVKIRHGGIERIVIVERIIHKRVGPPIAAQCMIDRSPPPPSKELLASIPQRERGAGRPTKRERRETDRLMGRAD
- a CDS encoding lysylphosphatidylglycerol synthase domain-containing protein, which codes for MRVDGREIPVTGSLLQPLIRRTSDIIRVVLAAIAVGMVVAGSLITRPEWLALERSVSKIVDFLSPDQSTLVYLVYGMLILALPFAILIELVLRRQWKLLAGYAAAGLLALLALSTTGTGISTPKWHLPVPDRFDTFLAQFLDDPRWIAMLAAMLTVSSPWLPVRPRRWMWFLLLMFAPIHLVVSSVVPARAMFGLVVGWLVGAVIVWLVGTPALEVPLEAAVRVLARRGYTVRAFRVDRPAGRGPLLLGTTVDGPEREIVVEMYGKNQRSFGAVKQLWRWITFRSGETAPLHGSMHRAVEHRALMGIAIGDLGMADCHQVAVAGLDRGWMLYAHTVPHGTPIRKLSAQVLPGVWRSLAKLHENQISMGDLPPDYVRVSQGDTLFGGFAAAEFGASEAQRQTDIAQLLVSTTSLYGKHEAVSAAIDVLGERAVVTAARRLTKSAMPNGIRKSVPQWTKVMATAREEVRERTGHDRIQSEQLTRFSRNQLIQLVLLFALVYVAYPFFSQVPTFFSQLRTLNWWWALLGLVISAITYVAAAAALGACAGWVARFRDLFLEQLANTFVATTTPAGVGGLALSVRFLQKAGMTTMRATAAVALQQSVQVITHLVLLVVFSIVAGTSTNLAHIVPDATVLYLAAGVGVGLIGAFMFVPTLRRWVNHSVRPQLKEVLGELADLARDPIRFSMIVGGCGAITLGQALALWVSVEAFGGGTDFVAVTIVTMIGGTLASAAPTPGGVGAVEAALIGGLAAFGVPAEIAVPAVLLYRVLTCWIPVLLGWPIMRWMGEKDMI
- a CDS encoding NAD-dependent epimerase/dehydratase family protein, with product MQVLLAGATGAIGRPLIRALTASGHQVRAIVRNPDAHPLVRELGAEPVTGDVLDRDGLLRALDGTAADAVVHEATALRDAKVQRRIPADDPTGLLRTVGTANLLAAAELVGAGRFVTQSLILGYGYRDHGDRPLTERDPFGVYTGGVADEVVRATVAGEQQVFDAPVDGIALRYGLFYGPGAFSDLFADMMRKHSPVGPLGAGGVNSWLHVEDAAAATVAALERGVAGRAYNLADDTPITWREFFAEVARSQGTPRPIRLPAWMIKLAVPYIGALMVDTSMRISSALAHEELGWRPRYASVAQGLAAR